A single region of the Terriglobales bacterium genome encodes:
- a CDS encoding M13 family metallopeptidase → MKPTFRSCRFLFLAAVLLSCAVLFAQEPASKPHGINPASMDRSVEPGDDFFAYANGAWLKRTEIPPDRAGVSVFTPLADLANKRTQDIIQEAAKANPPAGSEARKIADLYNSYMNEEAIEAKGVAPLQPELKKIAAIKDKRELARALGENLRADVDPLNNTNFHTAHLFGLWTAPGFDDPDRYTPYLLQGGLALPDREYYLASSPHMKQVQERYKAHVAAMLKLAGFSEPERRAARIIELEHAIAEKHVSLADNQDVHKANNPWKRADFAAKAPGLDWGEFFRAAGLDKQSHFIVWQPTAFTAEAALVNSAPLETWKDWLAFHLIEEYGGTLPKAFVDERFAMFGKTLTGTPQQRPRWQRGVFVVNGVLGDAVGKIYAQRYFSPEAKAKAEAMVANIIEAFRKRIDALTWMAPATKAEAKAKLTTLYVGVGYPESWQDYSGLEIKPDDLFGNLWRSNLFEYHYHVARLGKPVDKHQWSMTPQTVNAVNLPLQNALNFPAAILMPPFFDPEGPAAMNYGAIGAVIGHEVSHSFDSEGATFDSHGRMRNWWSAEDLDHFKKATQALVQQYNQYKPFPDLAINGQQTLAENVADVAGVAASHDGYRASLGGQAAPEQDGFSGDQQFFIAFAQTWATKVRDAALRQQVLTDSHSPAEYRADTVRNVDAWYAALGVKPGQKLYLPPAERVQVW, encoded by the coding sequence ATGAAACCCACATTTCGCTCCTGCCGCTTCTTGTTCCTCGCCGCCGTCCTTCTTTCCTGTGCCGTCCTCTTCGCCCAGGAACCCGCCAGCAAACCCCACGGGATCAACCCCGCCTCCATGGACCGCAGCGTGGAGCCCGGCGACGACTTCTTTGCCTACGCCAACGGCGCGTGGCTGAAGCGCACCGAGATCCCGCCCGACCGTGCCGGCGTCTCGGTGTTCACGCCGCTCGCCGACCTGGCCAACAAGCGGACGCAGGACATCATCCAGGAGGCGGCCAAGGCGAACCCGCCCGCCGGATCCGAGGCCCGCAAGATCGCCGACCTCTACAACTCCTACATGAATGAAGAGGCGATCGAGGCCAAGGGCGTGGCGCCGCTCCAGCCGGAACTGAAGAAGATCGCCGCCATCAAGGACAAGCGCGAGTTGGCGCGCGCACTGGGCGAGAACCTGCGCGCCGACGTCGATCCGCTGAACAACACCAACTTCCACACTGCGCACCTGTTCGGGCTGTGGACGGCGCCCGGGTTCGACGACCCCGACCGTTACACTCCCTACCTGCTGCAGGGCGGCCTGGCGTTGCCGGACCGCGAGTACTACCTGGCGAGCAGCCCGCACATGAAGCAGGTCCAGGAGAGATACAAGGCGCATGTGGCCGCGATGCTGAAGCTGGCCGGTTTCTCAGAGCCGGAGAGACGGGCCGCGCGCATCATCGAACTGGAGCATGCCATCGCCGAGAAGCACGTGAGCCTAGCCGACAACCAGGACGTCCACAAGGCCAACAACCCGTGGAAGCGGGCAGACTTCGCCGCCAAGGCCCCGGGGCTCGATTGGGGGGAATTCTTCCGCGCCGCAGGCCTGGACAAGCAATCCCATTTCATCGTGTGGCAACCGACGGCATTCACCGCCGAGGCCGCGCTGGTCAACTCCGCGCCGCTGGAGACCTGGAAAGACTGGCTGGCCTTTCATCTGATCGAGGAGTACGGGGGCACGCTGCCCAAGGCCTTCGTGGACGAGCGCTTCGCCATGTTCGGCAAGACGCTCACCGGGACGCCGCAGCAGCGGCCGCGGTGGCAGCGCGGGGTCTTCGTGGTGAACGGCGTCCTGGGCGACGCCGTGGGCAAGATCTATGCCCAGCGCTACTTCTCGCCGGAAGCCAAAGCCAAGGCCGAGGCCATGGTGGCGAACATCATCGAGGCCTTCCGCAAGCGCATCGACGCGCTCACCTGGATGGCGCCGGCCACCAAGGCGGAGGCCAAGGCCAAGCTGACCACGCTCTACGTGGGCGTGGGTTACCCCGAGAGCTGGCAGGACTACTCCGGCCTGGAGATCAAGCCCGACGACCTGTTCGGCAACCTGTGGCGGAGCAACCTGTTCGAGTATCACTACCACGTGGCGCGCCTGGGCAAGCCGGTGGACAAGCATCAGTGGTCCATGACCCCGCAAACGGTGAATGCGGTGAACCTGCCGCTGCAGAACGCCCTGAACTTCCCCGCGGCCATCCTGATGCCTCCGTTCTTCGATCCGGAGGGGCCGGCGGCGATGAACTACGGCGCTATCGGGGCGGTGATCGGGCACGAGGTCAGCCATTCCTTCGACTCCGAAGGAGCGACCTTCGATTCCCACGGCCGCATGCGGAACTGGTGGAGCGCCGAAGACCTGGACCACTTCAAGAAAGCCACCCAGGCCCTGGTGCAGCAGTACAACCAGTACAAGCCGTTTCCCGACCTCGCCATCAACGGGCAACAGACGCTGGCGGAGAACGTGGCCGACGTGGCGGGAGTGGCCGCTTCGCATGACGGCTACCGCGCCTCGCTCGGCGGCCAGGCCGCTCCCGAGCAGGACGGGTTCAGCGGCGATCAGCAATTCTTCATCGCCTTCGCCCAGACCTGGGCGACGAAGGTGCGCGACGCCGCCCTGCGCCAGCAAGTCCTGACCGATTCGCACTCGCCGGCCGAGTACCGCGCCGATACCGTGCGCAATGTCGATGCGTGGTACGCCGCGCTCGGGGTCAAGCCGGGACAGAAGCTGTACCTGCCGCCGGCAGAGCGCGTGCAGGTCTGGTAG